The Metopolophium dirhodum isolate CAU chromosome 4, ASM1992520v1, whole genome shotgun sequence DNA window accctatctaaataggtatcgggtagtagattagtggaaaagtcttataattgaggtggcaacaaaaatataaaatttaattttcaaattgtatagaataattgtggaaaatttgagaaactggcaccgggacccttaatacaatttattattttaattgaaatatcaaagtatagttttatttaatactcagttttgagttgtgtcactattctttcAATCGgcaatatatacaaaaatgtttgtttcaGTCATGAACAGAGTCAGTGacataagtaaaaatgttttcaagtaTCTGTTAATAAGTAGTAAAATTGAATGTGCTGCTGATAATAATTCATCCATTTACAACATCTACCAagcatatttaataacaatgtagtttaacataatatttctatcaaaacagcataaaaatattgaataaaaatttgatttttgaaaccttaaataactaattataccAACAGTTGTGTTTTTTGAGTCGTGTCACTATTCTTTCAGTAGTGCGATACGGCCCTTGTGTActaagacattttaaaaatcattgattgaataaatgtatcattaaaagaaaaattgggggggggggggtaaataTGTTTGGTAATTCGCCCTGTATACACCgccgcatattataatagaagattatcttttataatattataatgtaacgtTTAAATCGTCTGTTAAACTTACTTAAGTAGATGCGTAAAACGAAACAAAACATACCATTTATCtgtgtatttatagtattttaccaTGTTGCTGGCGTAAAATATAATCgaaatgtataggtacgttaAGTTCATAAGCCGGAATTAATCGAAAACAACCTAAAACGTTATACCggcacaataaaataatatgatgaaacGACGTCGTGGTGaacaaacctaacctaaccgatggTGGTTTTTTTCATGTGTTTTCAGACGCTGCTGATAATAGTGTACTTCGGTTTGATGATCGTCGGGCTGTCGGCCAACCTGACCGTGATTTACGTGGTGGCCAGACGGGCTCAGATGCACACCTCCCGGAATCTGTACATAGTCAACTTGGCTGTTTCCGACATGACTCTGTGCTTGGTGTGCATGCCGTTCACGCTGACGTCGATATTGCGGCACCAGTGGACCATGGGCACCGTGTTGTGCAAACTCGTGCCACTGTTGCAGGGCACCAACATTATGGTGTCGGTAGGCACGATCACGGTGATCGCCATAGATCGATACTGGGTGATCGTCCGCGGATCCGCGCAAAACGAAAGGCGCACGGTGTACGTGTCCATAGCTACCGTATGGCTGTTGGCCGTCCTGACCACATCGCCCGTTGCTTATTACCAGGTAAACACTATAGTGTAATGGCTTGCAAAAATAACGCAGGTACGATCGAGACGAAAGTGTCAGGCTGGTCGATAAATTATCACACAGACAGTATGCCCAcataaatattgcaattttaaaCTCCAAGTTACCATAATGTGATATTGTTACATCAAGTCGACACCACTGGTTTACGTGAAACGTCgcctatagttttataaattataagtataataatttcatattttttggaagtaggtattatattatatacacgtaaaGCCAATACGCATACGTCCTTTATTAGCTCAAAGCTCAGTCACTTCTTTGGCATAGGTATAacagaaatattcaaaatatatacctttttattcttatataatataaatctttattataCGACCTTacatcatttttgtatttcaggTGGTCGAACCGTTAAAATTTCAACATGTAGTTTTATACGAAGCTTGTCGGGAAAAATGGCCTTCAACCGATATCAAAGTGGCGTATAATATTGCAGTAGTGCTCATTCAAGCAGTACTACCCGCCACTGTTCTTTTGGTAGTTCATATTCGTATCGCAGCATATTTACACGCACACACTGCTTCTCAAAAAGACTCGAGGCGTGCACAGCGAGAACTTCAAAGGAACAAACGGACCACCCTACTTCTGATAGGTATAATTAATGACGAAAGTAAAGAAAGCACATGTATGTAGTTCTAGTATTTATCTAGTATCAATTTATCGTAACAGTTTAAAACCTCCACtggaataatagttatttttttccaaaattaccatattatataatcacaTTTAATGACGTGTCAATAATGCGTCAACAATTACCACCACTCACTCATTATACTTTTCGTTTGTcacgtatatagtatattacatcTCTTAAAAAGTGTCTATCcacgaaataatataaatattattacgaaaacGGTTATAGTCGTTTAGTACTacggtgtataaaaaatatatacttttgaaaCAACGTCTAGGtatttgagaataatattatgtaaatatgcgAATGATTagaagcttttttttttacttttgtaatcATATCATATGATATTGTAGTTTGTCAAACCATGTTTACATGTTTGCAGTGCTATTGATGAATACCGATTTATCACCACGGGAAATCGATCGGTGAaaccgtataatatgtatattaatatattataagatcacTATAGCTAACCCCCTTGTACTCCGTTGCCtgttaaaaatgccaactccatttgattcaaactttgtccaattcgttatttaatattcggtgtaatgGTGTTCAtaacttaaaacttttttactatttatattataatctgtaaccaatgataacaattatttataaacaaaaaacaaggTTCGATTTCCATCGACCATCgtgaatctcaaaatacttgtgCAAGCACCACTTTAAAATacgaattttgaaaataatattctaagtgCACACTTCCATGGTGGTACGAAGGTACAGTGAAAATTTAATCTCAATTCTCAAGCTATCATTGTTTAGGCTTTACGTTGATCAATCAGTGAGTCAGTCCGAGcacgttcgattatattatattatagccatcgTGGGGCGTTGCCCGTGCCAAATAGGATGCCCGTGAGACTTgcttgtgattatgcgagcagtaCATTATATTACCCCATGAGCCGTGAGGtgcgtacgtaagtgtatgatttctAACTCGAATGcttcaaagttataccaagtttgtcgtttttacttaatttaacctactgcgGCTTGGATACAATGTATCATCGCTTGTCCGATGGTTTTTGATAAATCTGTATAACTTGACTTCGCCCTGGAAAAAATGATCAATTAATACGAAATTGGTGTATCTCGGTTTTAGTGTACCTCAGTTCAGATTTAATGAGTCCTTGTATATTTCCGAACGTGGTTCTAACTACTCTTTAAACTTTCTTGATAACTCTAAGAACAATCCCTAACATTTTCGTCAAAATCAGTAGGTACCTCATATATGTTTTTGAGTCTATAGGCAACAaactacaaacataatatagaacaatcattttataaataaactctcatattaattattttaggatataatttgttta harbors:
- the LOC132943264 gene encoding neuropeptide F receptor-like isoform X3; amino-acid sequence: MVCSLDETMSTFMETCNDTEMNSTFNFSLEEVYSILLEHKRDSRNLDKSTETLLIIVYFGLMIVGLSANLTVIYVVARRAQMHTSRNLYIVNLAVSDMTLCLVCMPFTLTSILRHQWTMGTVLCKLVPLLQGTNIMVSVGTITVIAIDRYWVIVRGSAQNERRTVYVSIATVWLLAVLTTSPVAYYQVVEPLKFQHVVLYEACREKWPSTDIKVAYNIAVVLIQAVLPATVLLVVHIRIAAYLHAHTASQKDSRRAQRELQRNKRTTLLLIGVAVVFTVSWLPLAVFSLAADLMTKPITTKQLYVTLAVCHLTAMTSAISNPIIYGWMNSNIRNELYQLFYTKILRRRPGNRSMATATTTIRNRTRPLITYNTSNYMPGSQETFSRGVTVL
- the LOC132943264 gene encoding neuropeptide F receptor-like isoform X2, whose product is MVLQRGLKSPSNNDSMVCSLDETMSTFMETCNDTEMNSTFNFSLEEVYSILLEHKRDSRNLDKSTETLLIIVYFGLMIVGLSANLTVIYVVARRAQMHTSRNLYIVNLAVSDMTLCLVCMPFTLTSILRHQWTMGTVLCKLVPLLQGTNIMVSVGTITVIAIDRYWVIVRGSAQNERRTVYVSIATVWLLAVLTTSPVAYYQVVEPLKFQHVVLYEACREKWPSTDIKVAYNIAVVLIQAVLPATVLLVVHIRIAAYLHAHTASQKDSRRAQRELQRNKRTTLLLIGVAVVFTVSWLPLAVFSLAADLMTKPITTKQLYVTLAVCHLTAMTSAISNPIIYGWMNSNIRNELYQLFYTKILRRRPGNRSMATATTTIRNRTRPLITYNTSNYMPGSQETFSRGVTVL
- the LOC132943264 gene encoding neuropeptide F receptor-like isoform X1 — protein: MRKNLTVKIGLKSPSNNDSMVCSLDETMSTFMETCNDTEMNSTFNFSLEEVYSILLEHKRDSRNLDKSTETLLIIVYFGLMIVGLSANLTVIYVVARRAQMHTSRNLYIVNLAVSDMTLCLVCMPFTLTSILRHQWTMGTVLCKLVPLLQGTNIMVSVGTITVIAIDRYWVIVRGSAQNERRTVYVSIATVWLLAVLTTSPVAYYQVVEPLKFQHVVLYEACREKWPSTDIKVAYNIAVVLIQAVLPATVLLVVHIRIAAYLHAHTASQKDSRRAQRELQRNKRTTLLLIGVAVVFTVSWLPLAVFSLAADLMTKPITTKQLYVTLAVCHLTAMTSAISNPIIYGWMNSNIRNELYQLFYTKILRRRPGNRSMATATTTIRNRTRPLITYNTSNYMPGSQETFSRGVTVL